The following coding sequences lie in one Arachis stenosperma cultivar V10309 chromosome 5, arast.V10309.gnm1.PFL2, whole genome shotgun sequence genomic window:
- the LOC130978981 gene encoding serine/threonine/tyrosine-protein kinase HT1-like, protein MHWLKQKGNGNGSMRSSGRRLSLGEYKRAVSWSKYLVSPGAAIKGEGEEEWSADMSQLLIGSKFATGRHSRIYRGVYKQKDVAIKLVSLPEEDEDLASFLEKQFTSEVSLLLRLRHPNILTFIAACKKPPVFCIITEYLAGGSLRKYLQQQQSNSVPLEIVLKLALDIARGMQYLHSQGILHRDLKSENLLLGEDMCVKVADFGISCLESQCGSAKGFTGTYRWMAPEMIKEKHHTKKVDVYSFGIVLWEILTGQTPFENMTPEQAAFAVSHKGTEVSVQIFLLQLSRADMCPRGAACECLGNGVT, encoded by the exons ATGCATTGGTTGAAGCAAAAAGGGAACGGGAATGGGAGCATGAGGTCGTCAGGGAGGAGGCTGTCCCTTGGGGAGTACAAGAGGGCGGTGTCATGGTCGAAGTACTTGGTGTCGCCGGGTGCGGCGATCAAGGGAGAAGGCGAAGAGGAATGGAGTGCTGACATGTCTCAGCTTCTCATTGGTTCCAAGTTCGCCACGGGAAGGCACAGCAGGATCTACAGAGGTGTATACAAGCAGAAGGATGTGGCCATCAAGCTTGTAAGCCTGCCTGAGGAGGATGAGGATCTTGCTTCTTTTCTTGAGAAACAATTCACTTCTGAGGTCTCCTTGCTCCTCCGCTTGCGCCATCCCAATATCCTCACT TTTATTGCAGCCTGCAAGAAACCTCCTGTCTTTTGTATAATTACCGAATACTTAGCCGGCGGATCATTGAGAAAATATCTGCAACAGCAACAATCAAATTCAGTTCCACTCGAAATTGTTCTGAAATTAGCCCTTGACATTGCACGGGGAATGCAATATCTTCACTCTCAGGGGATACTTCATAGGGATCTCAAATCAGAAAATCTGCTTCTGGGGGAAGATATGTGTGTAAAAGTAGCAGATTTTGGTATCTCTTGCTTGGAATCTCAGTGTGGTAGCGCGAAAGGATTCACCGGAACTTACCGGTGGATGGCTCCGGAAATGATCAAAGAAAAGCATCACACTAAGAAAGTTGATGTCTATAGTTTTGGCATAGTTCTATGGGAGATTTTAACAGGACAGACACCATTTGAAAACATGACACCAGAGCAAGCTGCATTTGCAGTTTCCCACAAG GGTACAGAGGTGAGCGTACAGATATTCCTCCTGCAATTATCTCGTGCTGACATGTGTCCAAGGGGAGCCGCATGTGAATGTTTGGGGAACGGTGTAACATGA